CCCGCGCTCCGCGCTTGGTGACGACGAGCGCGCCGGCAGCGGATGCAAAGCGAAGGGCGCGATCGAGCGGCTGACCCTCGGCGAGGGCAACGGCGAGGGCGCCGGCGAAACCGTCTCCGGCGGCCACGGTATCGAGCGCTTCGACCTGAAAGGCGGGAAGGTGTCCGAAGCCCTCTTCGGATGAGTAAACGACGCCTTGCTCACCCAATTTGATGAGGGCCGTCCTGACGCCTCGTGACCGGAGTATTCGCGCCGCCTCATGCGCGGAATCTATGCCGTCAACCACGACGCCGGTCAGGACTTCAGCTTCGGACTGGTTGGGGGCAACGATGTCGAAGAATTCGTAAGACGAGAAGGGAATAGCCGATGGTGGAGCGGGGTCAAAGATTACCCGGACTCCCATTCGTTGAGCGATTTGGGCGGCTGCCAGCGAAACATCAAAGGGGATTTCCATTTGCAGGAGGAGAGCGTCGGCTCCGTCGAGGACGCGACTGGCGGCCTCCACCTGGACTGCGTCGCACGCCATATTCGCCCCGTAGATGCCCACAATGTAGTTTTGCCGCTCATTGTCGAGCAGAATAACGGCAATGCCTGACGACGAGCCGGGCGTGGTCATCACATCCGAAACATCGACCCCGTTGGCTTCCAGGTTTGCAATCAACATGGGGCTGAACATGTCGTCCCCCACCCGGCCGACCATGCGTACATCAGCCCCGAGACGTGCGGCCGCTACGGCCTGATTCGCTCCCTTACCTCCGGGCAGGGTGGCAAAGCCGTCTCCCATCACAGTCTCGCCGGGCTTTGGCAGGGCTGAGGCCACCGCAACCAAGTCCATATTGATGCTGCCAAGCGAAACGATCCTGGGCCGGAATGCAGTTGCTGGATTCATCTCAATAGACCGTCATTCAAGGGTCACTCCACGATGAAGGGTCTCAGGGCTGCATACAAGGGGGATTCTGCACATTCGCAGCTTAGTCGATTGCCTAGTTTTCCCACTCGATTCCTGCCTGTT
This is a stretch of genomic DNA from Chloroflexota bacterium. It encodes these proteins:
- the rbsK gene encoding ribokinase, with translation MNPATAFRPRIVSLGSINMDLVAVASALPKPGETVMGDGFATLPGGKGANQAVAAARLGADVRMVGRVGDDMFSPMLIANLEANGVDVSDVMTTPGSSSGIAVILLDNERQNYIVGIYGANMACDAVQVEAASRVLDGADALLLQMEIPFDVSLAAAQIAQRMGVRVIFDPAPPSAIPFSSYEFFDIVAPNQSEAEVLTGVVVDGIDSAHEAARILRSRGVRTALIKLGEQGVVYSSEEGFGHLPAFQVEALDTVAAGDGFAGALAVALAEGQPLDRALRFASAAGALVVTKRGARDAMPDRVEVERLLHSQ